The region TGAGAACTTGTCAGTAATCAATTCTACAATTTTGGTATCAAGCAAATGAAGCCTCACTGGATGAAGCAACAGTAGGACTTATGGGAACATGAAGAAAATTGCAAGGTTACAGATCAGGCTGATTGAACTCACTTGTATGCATGTGCAAAGTTGCTGGATTCGACAGCGAGATCTGAATTGCCTTGCTCTGAAAGAATAACTACTGCACGGAATATCCGACCATAAAGAAGCCTCCACTCTAGTGCAGTCCGGTCCACAGGTCCGGTGCAATGCACTATAAGCACAACATCACCAAAGTGCTTCCTCCATTTTATGAGATTGCCAATCTCAGTGCTTACTTCCCCAATCTCCTCCACCCCAAGATGGACAgagggcagcttcttgggggcaaACTCCTGCTTATCCCCATGACCAATGGCCGCTCTCGGGCGGTCGATCTCCAATGACATCAACCTTGGCTGCCTGTACCCGACAGCGACCAGATCTTGCAGCCACGCAGCCATGAAATGCAAATCCTTCTCCCACCAGAAACCCTCCTCCGTCATCGCATAGCTCAAATCAAGAATCCGCTCAAAGAGTGTCGGTTTCGTCGACCGCCACTCCATCAGGAAATTTATCAGCCTCCCTACATTGACATGGATATCCTTCTCCTCATCGAATGGATGAGCATGCACATTATCAGTGCGATGCACAGTCGGTGGGTAGACCACCAGTTGGCCCCCAATCTCCCATAGTATCCTCTGTGCCCAATATCCACGGATAACATCGGATGCCATCGGACTCaccgagaccggcaatgcaagaccCCAGAACGCCGGTGCATGGAACATTGTATTGAGCGAGTTGACCGGCGCCATCACGCCCTGTGGCAATGCGACCTTGGGTGCGTCTGCATCGAACTGAACATCGAAAGCCTCCATTTCCAGTGACTTCCGAGTGAGGTAGAACACGGCGTCAACATCTGGAAGACCATTGCACAGGCCCTGCTGTATGAACTGCCCACCGCCGTACACCATCGTGTAGAATTCCTCCGCGCCCACCTCCCCGGCCTTCTCCAGCGGCAGCCCCCGCGGCCAGACCGACGGCTGCCCGAAGTGCACGTACGGGTTCACCACCGTGCGGTTGGGATCGGCGTGGCTGTACTGCAGCAGAACGGAGCCGCCCCCCTGGCGCTGGTCCAGATCGACGTCGAAGTGCCTGGTGAGGTTGTTGCCCGCGACGGCGTTGCGGGCGTCCGCGTCGTAGACGACGCGCGCGCCGCGCTGCACGGCGAAGAGGTACGCGGCGGCCTTGCGGGCGTGGCCGCGGGCGGGGAGGAACTCGACGGAGCGGAAGCCGAGGCGGGCCTGGTCGGCGAGGGTGAGCAGCGCGGCGCCCGGGTGGGACCAGCCGGGCGGGGTCGCCTCGTCCGCGACGGCGAGGAGCTGCCACCCGTGGAAGGCGGCCAGCGGGCGGTGGCGCTGGTGGTGGGGCGACGCGGAGAAGACGATCCAGTGGGAGGCGCGGAGGTCGGGGAGCGGGGAGGAGGGGAGCCCCGGGAGGGGCGGCACGCGGGACCAGAGGACGGCCGGGTACGGGATGCGGCGGGGGACGGGGGAGGAGCGGCAGAGCGCGGACGGGGAGGCTCCGCcgttgaagaagaggaggaggaggaagggcgcCGCCGCGAGCGCCGCGAGGAGGAGGTAGACGGCGCGCCTGGAGCTGGtggtggcgatgggggcggcgTGAGGCGGCATTTGGGCGCGGCGGAGGGGAGGAGCTCGCGGTGGCTTTGGTGGTGGCTGGTGGGTCGGCAGTGGCGTGGGAGTCAACGCCGGCGAGCGACGCGGGGTCGCGCAGCCGGTGGGGGTGGTTCTGCCGGAGGAGGGGATTATTGCCGTTTCGGACCGGGCCTCTGCTGAGCTGTGCTGCTGGGTGGAGTGGGCAGAAAGGGCTCGACCTGTGGCATCTGGATGTGTGAGATCTGTGAGACTCTGACGACTTGACTCGTTTGAACCCCTCTCCCAAAGTACAGTAAGACGTTGATTTGTTTCTAGAATtccttttggaaaaaaaattgagaTAAAAATGATTGACTACTCGTTCCATAATGTGTgtgttacattatgggacagagggagtagttaattGCAAGTGAGCACCCTATGCATGTGCCAGCGCGAACACAAACTCTCATGCTCTTTGATGACCGAAGCAAGCGCCACCGAGATAGAGGATTGCAGCTAGAAGATTTTATTGAAGATAACACCATTATCAAAGCAAGATCAAACATAAGAAGGATTCTTGCATGCACAAGAATAAAAATCGGGAAACCGCTACATCCTCCCCACAGCACCGAAGCGGTGGCTGAGGGTGGAAGAGAGGGATTAGATCTTCGGAGCGACACTAGGGTTTAGAGTGGTGGTTACAAAAAAAAGAGGAACTCATTGTCACGTACTCTTAGTCTTATTATTTGAGAACAAAGTAACTCTTCACGAAGACTGGAAGCTCTAATTTCGGGCTTGATATCATTGCACATTGTCGTTTTTAGGATTTCCTTGACTTTTATGATTTTTAGACCGTCGAAATAGTAAAAAAAACATAATTGCGGTGTCATGTCTATATTAACCCTACATGAATTTTTATGTTTGATCGCATTATAGGAAAAAAAGGATTTTTCAAGAGGTTTGAGTGGAGGTGGAATTCACAACAAAATGTAGTAGAAAAATCCTAGCGAAATAAAACATAGGATTCAATCCTACTATGAACACCATATAATTTTTTCCTAATGATTATCATCCTCTTAAACTTACATTGGAATGCTTTGATTAAAGGGAACCTTGTCATTGACTCTTTGCGTAGATAGCGCGATGGAGTTGTAATCCTATTTTCATGTGTCTCATGTGAAGTGCATGAATGATATTGTTTCCTTAATTTAGACATGAACTCAAATTCAGTTGTGAGATGCTCTGTTTATTTTGTGATGATGGCTTTTCCCCAAAACAAATTGTGATGCGATGTACAATTATAGTGTATTACATGataatacttcctccattcctaaatataagtccttgtAGAGATTTCAATGAAAACTACAcacaaatgtatatagacatattttagagtgtacattcacttatTTTGATGCGTAAGTAGTCccaattgaaatctctaaaaaagacttatatttaggaacggagggtgtAATAATATTTTTCAACCCCTGGTAACCCCCCAAAAGTACATTCTACATTTTAAAAATAAGAAAGTTGTTCCTTTTATGTTGGAGTGCACTATTAGTTTGCTAGACTTTATGAGCAAATAAATTCAAACTTGGCATGCACAAATAAAATGGACAGAATGGCGATTAAAATAGCACAGTTGTAGCAGTGTCCACAGTTATAGATCACGTTTGGTCATTCTTACATAAAAACATTCTCTCTCGTAAACTACACAATTCAATATCTCATTTTTCACTTATAGTTACTTCCTTTTTGAGTTTTTGGGATTGTAATTCTAAACTCGCTATGCTAGCATATTTGCATAAGGAAGGTAGTCAAGAATGGTGATACCTGTCGAGGGGTCTCCAAAGGTGGCATCACTAGCTAGTATGGTTGCCATCCCGGTGTTGGCCTAGAATGGCAGTCCCAACTCACAACCTTCATACTGCATGTAGATTTCCATTGATGTTGATGTCATCTTGATGGACGTCATCATTGTTCTCCTGGCATATTGTTGTTGTTGAACACTCGTGTGGCAAAGCTATGTGAAGACTGGGGGAACTGTCGCCCCCATCCCCCAGGCTTTGcaaaacatagcaatataatgaggaATTTGGGAGGGGGCTTAGATTGGGAAATTAAGTGATTATTACTTATGAATGTATTCACAACATTGTAAGGGAACAAAGGGGAAACTCAAGGTAGTGCGGTATAAATTAGACATGACTAATGTCTAATTATACTAAAAATCGGGTTCTACATAACAAAACTAACCTAGTTCATGTGGAACATGAGTTTTAgtataattttcttgagatagagccATTCCACCCGATTCGGCATCTCCTCACCTTCTTCACTTTGTGATGAATGCTTATCCAATCTGAAATGTGGGGGTCTCAAAATTTGTGTAAAGGAATTAGAGTGAATATCGATGCTCCATGGGATATCCCACTTGTTATCTGTTGATGATTGTATGGTTTTTGCACAAGCGTCAAGAAAAGGAGCCTAAATATTGCGGGGTGTCTTGGAAATGTGTAACAAGGGATCATGACAGTTGGTAAACAAAGATAAATCATCTATATATTTAAGTCTAAATAGCAATGAAGAGATCAAAGATGAAATGAAGCGAGCGTTGAGAATTAGAACATAGTCACTTGAAGAAAAATACTTAGGAATGCCAATAACCCTGGGGAGAAGTGTCACGTGATTTTTTGAGAAACTGTGTACAAGAGTAAACAACCTTGATGGACGTTTTTTTATGGTTCCACATGTCGAGAAGTTTTGATAAAAGTTGCAATGACAGAACTATAAAACTAGCCGCTTTAGCCTAAGAGGTTAACGACAACAACGGCAATATCCCGTTGGAGGGGAGATTGTGATAAACAAAATATGCATTGGAAGAAATGGGAAGAAATAGCACAATCGAAGAAGGCTTAAGGCATGGCTttagatatactccctccatccgcgaataagtgtacttctagcttttatcttaagtcaaagttttaaaactttgaccaactttataggaaaaagtagcagcatttacggtactaaattagtatcactagatccgttttgaaatgtactttcataatatatcaatttgatgtcatatatgttactGCTCTTTTGTATatagttggtcaaaattttaaaactttgaattaggaaaaaaagttAGAaatacacttattcgcggacggagggagtactcatcTTTTCAACATATCAATGTTAGGAAAGCAAGGGATGAGGTTAATGACAAACCCAAATTCATTAAAGGGCAATGGAAGTTTTTCTCCTCATAATACTGACTTCATGTTTGCGAGAAAAGAAGAATGATCATTCCCGTGTGTGACAAGTTATTTGAGAGTAATATATGCACTACACTTAGGACTAATAAAAAGAATTGGCTACGGGAACAGAGCGGCCATATGGCATGACCATTATATTCATCTGTACCACATGGAAAACCTATTTTTAGAAAGGAACGAGCCAATGCAGGTATGGTTTATAAACCTACACACAGAGGAAGCTGATATGTTCAAAAGTTAAACAAAAAAATTCACCCATGAATGTAAATGAAATTATGAGAATCTATCTTGGAAAATTGGATTATGATCTATGTGTTGTGGACTTACGCATGAAATTCGAAGTGGCAGAGGTATGTGAAGGCTAGGGGGCGTCACCAACCGCCATCCCCACATGTATATATTTTACTTAGGGGCAATTCTTTTACTGGCTTTTtcgggcttctagaataagctgccTTCTACCCAACTTATTCTATAAGCCCAACGAAAAATATTTTTTTAGAAGTCTATTAGTCAAGTCTTAATTGGTAGGCTTCTAACAAAAAAAATTTGGTTGAGCTTCTAGAATAAACCAGATAGAGGATAGTTTATTCCAGGTTAATATAGAAACCAGCAAAAAAACAGGCACTTAAAACATAGCTCGAGGCTAAAATTACAAGATCACGAGAAATCATGAGGAGAGGTAATCGCCTCAATATGATTCCTTATCAACATGTTCTTTAAACCGAATATTTCGTAGCTTAAAATTCATACAGTCCTAAATAGTAGTTAAGGTGGGGAGGTCCCTATTCCTATGACAACAACATTCCTAGAAATCCTTCGATCCTCTCCCTTCAGACCTGCTGTTACAACATGTCAATCTTACACCCTTTACACGCCAATAAGAACTCATGGAGCTTGGGTGCCAACGCCAGTCACTAGTACCATTATACATAGTTACTCCCCCGTTAAAAAATATAAGATATTTTACTACCTTTTTTTGAATCAGATGTATATAAACACGTTTTAGTTTGTTTGTCCATTTATTTTTGTATGTAATTTGTATTGAAATACCTAAACATCTTATATTTACGAACCAAGAGATTACATGTTAGGGCCCGTTTGGATTAGCGTTTCCGATCGTTTTCTGCCCGGTATAAGATACGGACCTCCTCTGGTCGTTTTCGTTTCAGGCTAATATTAAGTGTTGACCTGTAACTTACACCTGTAAAATAAATACAGGTGTATAAAATTACCCCCATTCCAAGTGGGGCCTTAAGAAGGATACTTACAAAAATGATAGGCATATGAAATCTATGCAACAGAAAGAGCTGCCTCGAGTCAAAAATCAGTAAAATCTGCAAATTCATACTCGACCAGTCGACCCATGTGCCCTGGCGAGCGTCGACCCCGCATGTCAGCCTCCCTGACCCCCCACCGCGCCGCACGCCTCCTTACACGGGCGCTACACGCTTTGAAATTTCAAAATGGCACCGCTACTGCTACCATCCTATTCCTTCCCCCAAACTTCTCAATTCCCCAACAAAATCCAACACCGCCACTGCCTCCTCTAGTCCTCTCCCACATCACCACGGCCTGCCCCCTTGCCGGCGACATGAGAGCGGCCCCCGCCACCGCCTCCGGCGCGGCGGCCTTCCCCACCTCCGCCGACGTCGCCCTCGCCGGCGCGCTGCTCTGCCTCGCCGACTCCCCGCCCGCGCCGCTCCTCCCCACCGTCAGGTAGGTAATCATCCGCCGTACCGCTACTGGTTTTCCGCCCGCACCCGCTTCCGCGTGCTCACCGCCCCATGCGCGTCTCCGCAATTGCAGCGACGAGCTCCCCTCCtactccggctcctcctcctcctactccgTCACCTCGGCGAGGTCGTGCGTGTCCGACGCGGCGCGCCGCAGCCGCCCCATCGACCCCCTACGCGTGCTCGCCGTCATCGCCTCCCTCCGCCGCATCGACCCCAAGGTAAGCAACAATCGCTCGTCTGCTAGTTCGCGGTTTGTCCGCCGTGCCTGTCTTCTGTAGTGATGTGCTGATCGATGGCTCTGGTCGGTGGCTCTAGGTACTGGCGCAGGCGACCAGCAAGCTGTTCCAGGGCGAGCCGGCGAAGAGGCGGAAGGGAGTGTGGATCGAGGTCATCAacggcgaggaggaggacggggaggagaGCGAGAGGGCCAGCGTGGTGGCCAGCGAGGGGAGCACCATCACGGGAGCCGCGTCCTCCCGCTCCACGGCCACGTCGGGGAGATGCCGCCGACCTCCGCTGGCGAGCGGTGGTTGTGAGAGTCTGGTGCGGAGAGCGGACTCGATCATGAAGTGGCTCTCGCGGCCGAAGGCGGCACCGGCCACGGAGACGGCCATCCGCGCCGCCGTCGGCGACAACGCTGTAACCAGCAAGGCTCTGCGCTGGTGAGTAGGCCAATTCCTCTAACCAACTATCGTATCTGAAGATGTTCTGAAATTTGTTGCCTGACTCTCTGTTTGGAATCCGCAGGTTGCTGAAGCAGAAGAGAGGGTTGCGTCGTGCAGGCACTGGTGGCCGCCCGGATCCGTATGTGTACATGGTACGTGAAATCTGTGCCACACAGTTTGCGTTTGGATGATGATTTGATTTCTGAAGGTAGCTGAATATAAGCTATGACTGAATCAATGTAACTGAGAGTCAGTGTCCAACTTCTAGATAGAGTTAGGGAGTTGTTACTTATTGGAGTAGTAATTTCCAGTTACCAAGTAGAGAGCAAGTGGAATCTGAAAACC is a window of Triticum dicoccoides isolate Atlit2015 ecotype Zavitan chromosome 2B, WEW_v2.0, whole genome shotgun sequence DNA encoding:
- the LOC119362680 gene encoding probable glycosyltransferase STELLO1, producing the protein MPPHAAPIATTSSRRAVYLLLAALAAAPFLLLLFFNGGASPSALCRSSPVPRRIPYPAVLWSRVPPLPGLPSSPLPDLRASHWIVFSASPHHQRHRPLAAFHGWQLLAVADEATPPGWSHPGAALLTLADQARLGFRSVEFLPARGHARKAAAYLFAVQRGARVVYDADARNAVAGNNLTRHFDVDLDQRQGGGSVLLQYSHADPNRTVVNPYVHFGQPSVWPRGLPLEKAGEVGAEEFYTMVYGGGQFIQQGLCNGLPDVDAVFYLTRKSLEMEAFDVQFDADAPKVALPQGVMAPVNSLNTMFHAPAFWGLALPVSVSPMASDVIRGYWAQRILWEIGGQLVVYPPTVHRTDNVHAHPFDEEKDIHVNVGRLINFLMEWRSTKPTLFERILDLSYAMTEEGFWWEKDLHFMAAWLQDLVAVGYRQPRLMSLEIDRPRAAIGHGDKQEFAPKKLPSVHLGVEEIGEVSTEIGNLIKWRKHFGDVVLIVHCTGPVDRTALEWRLLYGRIFRAVVILSEQGNSDLAVESSNFAHAYKYLPKVFDRFAGAEGFVFLQDHMVLNYWNLLDADKSKLWITNKVKESWSDVPLPGNNNEWFMNQGNMVKNAVDSFPVHHQANYRRSIGEDKIIHCSSEIFYIPRRYTSDFSYLVKVIGNLDIHHTIGVPMLFLAMDVPSNFEPKALGKLAYRTNLPSDTTFSAIYTPEAHAVYPMKVENEIDFVKLIRVMASGDPFLLELV
- the LOC119360689 gene encoding uncharacterized protein LOC119360689 is translated as MRAAPATASGAAAFPTSADVALAGALLCLADSPPAPLLPTVSDELPSYSGSSSSYSVTSARSCVSDAARRSRPIDPLRVLAVIASLRRIDPKVLAQATSKLFQGEPAKRRKGVWIEVINGEEEDGEESERASVVASEGSTITGAASSRSTATSGRCRRPPLASGGCESLVRRADSIMKWLSRPKAAPATETAIRAAVGDNAVTSKALRWLLKQKRGLRRAGTGGRPDPYVYMIAG